The genomic region GGCGAGGACGGGTACAACGGGTGCACCACGCCGGCGGGGTCGAGGACCTACGAGTCCGGCAACGACGCCGTCACGCTGGCCAGGGGCGCCAACCGCTTCATGTGCACCCGCTTCTACCACTGCAACTTCGGGATGAAGATGGTCGTCAACGCCGCCTGACCGCCTGCACCGCCATGTTTATCAAGCTCAAGAAAAGTTAGGCTCTCCTCTGTTGCATTTGGTCGCCATGAGGGTTGGTTTGGTTTGCAGTTCTAGCTAGCTGTGGGTGATAATGGGACTTTGTGCGAGTGTTTGACGACTATCTTCGTGTGCTGTGTTGACTCTGACGGATTGTGTTCGTTCTTATTATTTGTGATGAATGGGAAGTTCAAGTTCATGTCTCTGCCTACGACGACGACAATTTTTTCCTCCCTTTTATGCATTTTCAGTGACTCGTttagtcgtcgtgttcatcagaAAGCACGCAGTGGTTGGTGATCCACCGCTAGACCTGAAAATGTGATGCACACTCTGGCCGGCTGGTTGCAGTTCTACACTGCTGGATGATTTTGCTGATGTAAACGGCTGAACCGGCAATGAGAAAGACCAAATTAAAAGTCAGTTCTAACTCCGCTACCTGCTGCACATCTGAAGAACAAGGATATCAGACAATATGACTAAACAGCGGATGCAGAGTAGTCTTCCATTTCTATGATTTATTACGAACAGCTCGGTCGATCGTTCACTCACTTTCCAGTTTTCCACGCCCTGAACTACCTGCCAGCGATTTCCTTTTCTGCATGTCAAATTTAATCATACGTTTAATAGTGGTAAAAGTATACAATGACAACCAAAAAACACCGCATGTTCAATAAATATTTACATCCAATCGATCTCAAAGATTGTCACTTTGGATGTTCATGCCAATGACCTTTTTCTTGGCAAAGACCTCATTCTTGGTTGATTTGACATCCTCCGTTTGCGCGAAGCGCTTCAATATGCTCATAAGTAGGCTTGAACAATCTGCTCCGCATCGGACTCCAAGTCCGACGTCTTCACGAACAACATTTTGTAGTCCTCCGAAACAGCCTTGATCTCATCGCCTCATTGTCCCGCTTCGATGAGGCATTGCGGTAAACGATGACCGGGCACCAACGCCAACGGTCCATGGTCGGCATCCGCGACTAGACAAGCCCCGGCGACTGCAACACCGTGAAGACATAGTTAGTGTTGAGGTTGATGGTGAACGGGACTCGATGGCCGAAGGTGAGAGAGGATGAGCATTGTTGcggtgattgttgatgaccgaggTGCTGGGAGGCCTAGTAGTAGGGCGTCTATAGTTGGGACGACTGCACCGTCTATTGCCCGGGTGGCACAAGGGTGGTGGTGTGCTTTGTTGGGCGAGGTTCGCGTTGGTCAGTCGTCGACGCGCGCCTGCCTGCTTCTTTGCTGTGTGGCGGTGGGCGTTGCGTTCCGGGGACATGGCCTTGCGGGCGGCCACCACGTTCGAGTCCTCGGACTCCGGCGGGACGACGAGCGTCTTCATCGGGTTCTCTTGCAATGGCTCCATGGCGAGGGTGGAACAGACTGAAACGGTGGGGAAGTGGCGATCAAGGCGGAGGTTGTGGGAAAGGACATGCTTTGGCGTCGAAACAATGGTAGAAATATCCAAGTGTGTGGGCTCCGGGTGGGCCGGGCGTGTCGGATTCTGATGTGACGCAGGTCCGAATGCTCGAAAACCCCCTTGCGTTTGGTTCCACTTCTAGACATTTTTTATGATCGTCTTTAGATGGCAAAAATATTCAAACCATCAGATCCAAACATCTAGAGCGATTTGATGATCTACATTGAAGTTGCCCTTACGTTTTTATATAAGTAGTAGGTGATAAGGGGATTGTGTGTGTAAGAGAGAGATtcagctttcaatgatataattttcatattgtgcaatgtcatgtactattaatcttgtcaatagtcaaaggcggtcttaaaaaatacattaggccctatatagatggaaggagggagtatctgCATGTCAGGCAAAATGTGtttgttcttattatttaattttattttattttgctaatACTATGTTCTTAGTATTTCTGGTGATGGTAAGTTCATGCCTCTCTCCTACGATGACGATGATCCCTTCCTTTTAAGCATTTTCAGTGACCCATCTTAGTCCTCGTGTTCATTGGAAAGCACACTTTTTACAAAAAGGATCCACATCTATTATCAGAATTCATAAAAatacaaagcatctcaaacataatgAAAATTATAACAAGATTTCGAGACCATCGAATGACCACTACCGTCGACGGAACGAGCCACCGACGCGACTTGTCACCGCTCTTCTGTTGAGGCCGGCTTGACCTTGTTGATGACCTCTTGGTTATTCAGACCTGGAGATGTGATGCACTCCTAGGAGCATTTACACCCGGACGCCTCAAATCCGCCTCAAACGCTCGGGCGAACGTTCCGATCACTAACCGGCCATAAAAATGCGACACAGACGGCCTCCTCAAACGGGCCTTAAACGCATGGGTTGATCGGCCCCCCTCATATCCAGCCTGAATATGGGGCAGATAAGGAGCGCCCGGGCGCGTTTGTCACGTCGGACTGACGTTGGGGTCGCACAGGAAAACACTCCGAGAGCGGGCAGACCGAAGCTCGTCTCCTCCATTGGACCGATGGCGTCGCGTGGCGACGCTCTGGAGGGCTACTCATATCTAACGTCGGAGTGCTGGCtgcagctccttgagcagatcAGGGCAAGGTGAGAAGCTCGGATCGTCGTGGGGCTACCTCCGGATGCAGTGGATCCGAAGGAGGACTTGGAGGAGAAGGATGAGGTTGAGGAGGAGTGCGAGCAGGATGTGGGGGACACGGGTCTGCCAGACCATCCTCGATTCCCTTTGCTCGGAGTCGGATGCCAAATGCCGTCGTCGGTATGAGATGGAGGTGGAGCACGCCATGGAGAAGGGGGAGATGCTCGCttacatggatgaggtcgaggaGGAGAAGGGGGAGATGCTCGCCTACATAGGATGAGAGCACGCACGTCGATGATACCAATGGCGACGTCCAGGGAGACGTCACGCGTGACGCCAGGTAAAGCTCTCTCCAGGTCAAATCGAACATGAAAATTCTAAAAACAATTAAACGCGTTCATTCCAAATTATAGTAAGCACTCAATACTTACTATCTATCGTCtggaaatatttttatccaaaaaaGGCGTCTGGAATATCTCCAATGCCTCGCTGGAAAAAGTTAGGGACAGAACGGGGAAAAAGGGAAAGTAATTAGGAGTACGGGCTCGCTGGCCCATTGGGTGGGTGGCGTGGCCGAGATGGGCCCGAGGGAGCGAATCGGTCGAGGCTTTCTTGGGCCGGAGGGCAGGAACTTATTCTGAGACCTCTCTAGAGCCCTCCACTCTCTCTCTATAAGACAGACCTCCGCTCCATCCCCAATTCCCATCCAATCTCGTTtccaaggaaggaaggaagaaaatCCAGAGAAACtccagagaagaagaagaagaaggtcgaCGACGATGGCGGTGTTGGTGGAGCTGACCAAGGAGTACGGCTACGTGGTGCTCACCGTGGTGGCCTACGCCTTCCTCAACTTCTGGATGAGCTTCCAGGTCGGCGCCGCCCGCAAGAAGTACGATTCCCCGCCGCCTCTGCCCCGCGCTCTGCTTCTTGATCTGATTCTTGGAGAGTTTCATGGAGCTTCGGCGATCCTGCCGCTTGTTTCAGGTACAAGGTGTTCTACCCCACGCTGTACGCCATCGAGTCGGAGAACAAGGACGCCAAGCGCTTCAACTGCGTCCaggtccgccgccgccggccagatTCCCTCCCTGCCCTGCTCTGTCCTGCTGATTTCGTGTGTGCTATTTGAGCGAGTTGACTGACTGAATTCTTGTGGGTTTGTGCTGTGGGATTGCAGAGGGGGCACCAGAACTCGCTGGAGATGATGCCGCTCTTCTTCGTCACGGTGCTGCTCGGTGGCCTGCAGCACCCGGTGGTCGCCGCCGCGCTGGGGGTCCTCTACACAGTCGCCAGGTTCTTCTACTTCAAGGGCTACGCCACCGGCGTCCCGGACAACCGCCTCAAGCTTGGGTACGTTTGCCTTTTGCTCTGCTCAGCGATGAACAACTCTGCAGATGATTCAGATGATAATGGCATCCAAATCAAATCCTTGGGGAGAGATCCCCTTGATTTCCAGCATGTTTTACTGCTAGTTTCTTAGGAAATTCTCAGTCCTAGGAATTACTATACTACAAGCCATTTGATTTCATTAATAGGATGGCACAGTATTAGTCAACCACACTCAACTCATTAATAAGGTGAGCGGGCAGAGCAGGTCTCAACTTGGTATTGCTCCACTAACCAAGCCATGTCAAAGGTGTGCTCATAATGAGCGGGGCTCCATTGATTCTCACCGACGACCTGGAGTGGCTTTGAAGTGTTTCTTCAACCTCCTGCATACGCACAGAGAGATGCCTTTTGTCTCCAATTCTTCATTCCCAATTTTGGCTGAGGCCCCAGCAGCTAACAGCTAGCTAGCACCCCACTACTGCTTGCCTGCACTGCACGTCTTTTTTCTGAATTGACACGGGCCATTGCTGCAGGTGAAGGAAGGCCTTGGTTGGTAGGTGAGATTCATTCACATTGCATTGCAAAGTAGGACATTGTTAATTGGATGTGATGCTGCAATCCTACCTAAGCTTCTCAgggtcaaaaataaataaaatcctacctAAGCTTCTGTCCTATGTCAACCACCCCGGTTTTAGGTTTTATAAACGATAACGAGGAGCAAAGTCGTGAGCTCTGGATTGAGTATGAAAAATGGTTGACTTGAACCAAATTTGCAGCTTATGACGCCGAATAACGCATCGATGAGCCTGAATTGCATTAGCATCGACGAATTTCATATCCTTGTTGTCCATGTTTAAGTCATCCTCTTATAGAAGTGATTCTGATCTTGGTGATTTCCTTTTCGCTTTGGTGAACTCTGCAGGGGGCTCAACTTCTTGGCGATCATCGGGCTGATCCTCTGCACGGCGTCCTTCGGCATCAACCTTGTCATCAGGGAGGCGATCTGAGGCTCCGGACTGATGTGCCTGACTTGATAGGCGTTTGTGACTCGAGTCATTTAGACATGGCGGTGGTGTCTTTTATAGTGTCCAAAAATGTGTGTGCCTCTGTTTTACTCTCACAGAATAAAGCTAGATGGAGACGGTTTGTAACATCGAGGTTTTGTAGCTTTTGCAGCACAGTTTTAAATATGGAGGTGAATCTCCTTCCAATTTCCTTGCCTGACGTCTCCGGGACATGATAATGTTCGCTGTTATGTCCGAAGAATTTTAACGTTATGTAATGTTGTATGCGCCTGTGTCTGATACAATCATAAGCTGGAGATGCAATCTTAGGCGTCCAGTGTGTGTCAGAAGAGAAGTTTTGCTTCCCTCGTACAGGACATGTAGAGGAAACAAAGTGGAGTAGATTTGTCAATTGTCACGCCATGGCCATCGCTGGGGTACCCAAAAGGTGACAAAGTAAACCTCGCCAAGAACAGCTGTACTCCCTCTGGTATCTTTTTACTCTGCTGTATATAAGATTCGTctcaagtcaaacttcataaagttcgaccaaatttatattgaaaaatatcaacatctactaCAATACTAAACATGTATAATATGAAAATTAATTCCTTGATGCACCTAATGATATTGGTTTGATTCGTctcaagtcaaacttcataaagttcgACCAAGTTTATAttgaaaaatatcaacatctactaCAATACTAAACATGTATAATATGAAAATTAATTCCTTGATGCACCTAATGATATTGGTTTGATATTATGAATGTTATCCCGCAAAAAAAGATATTATGAATGTTAGTAAATTTTCCTATAATCTTGGTCATACTTCGAtcaaaactttataaagtttgatctAAGACCAAATTTATATGCAGAGTTAAAAAACAGAGGAAGTATTTAACTTGATTTTCTTGCACCTGTCAAGAGTTATACATGAGGCTGTCTGTGCCGTTTCTAAATTCCAAAAGGAAAAGTAATTTTCCAAAATCGCTATTATTTTGTGACTTGTGCTCAGCTAAAGTATACGCTATACGGTCTGGTACAAGAAAAAACATCGATTGTGTATAACTACTGCCTATTCTCCTCTAACATGAGTGAATCTCCTCTAGGATGGGGTTGCCCTTctgcttttttttttgaggtcaCATGCTTGTGTGCCTCTTCGTACGGCAACAGGTCGTCTTCCTCCTTGGTTCCGGCCTGGTGCCGCCCTTCTGCTCGATCCATGCTTGTGCGCCCCATCATATGGCGAGACATCGAATTCGACATCCTTATCGTCATCGTCATTCTTCGTGTATCCCTTCGGGGCTGGTGAGGCCCTTCTGCTCGACAATAGCTTGTCTCCCCCCTCGTATGGCAAGGCACCGTTGTCGTCGCCATGGTTCCTACtcttcacatacaaatatactatcttgggcatcttttatgattgtgaatacttattaattattttcaaacttgatcaaataagttgaagttgaagaagaaagacaacgtaatgagttatgtttggttATATTTGCATACAAATTATATTGTTAtgaatcctccaacatgtggtgcttgcctataatattttgctagccaaaaactatGTACTAAgcagaaatactgcttgtgcatccaaaatccttgagccAAATTTCTTCTATGAGTGTCCATCATACCTATCTATATATGGTATTTCactgtcattccaagtaaatttgcatgtgtcaccTCTAAAATCTTCAAATGAACATTTGTTTTGTGTACCCGAACCGCTCATGGAGCGATAGGgtagtcaatatcttccatgctaagtgtgtTTTACTCATCGACGAGAGTTTATTCACTCGTCAAATTTGAGGGAGGCTAGTTAAAAGGAGCACATTCTTGAATTATTTATGAAAATACCCCCCCCcctagaaagttgaaagttggcaagcatatgtggattcggctagccatggtttGTGTTAGCATGGTGGAGGGGAAATAAAAAAAATTGCATGGGAACCGCCATTAATGTGTTTAACATGAAAGATATTGAAAACTTTGTCGTTAAACCGTTGACAGGAAAACTACACCTCTCAAATGAAACTATCTCGTTTTAAGCAATGAACTCTAGCACATtagcaaatccatgcttccctctgcgaaagacatatctatttacttttcatGTTGAGTCAACTTCTTATTCCAACCTCAGTTATTCTCCACTTGGCAAACATTGTGTGGTGTGAAAGAtccaggcacatatatccagtcaaatatatttgatcatgaattattttTGTTGGCAATTATCTcgatgataagtaagttgggagacGAAACattaagctcctatctttctctggGTTTGATGGATGttgtttgttctaaaaatatgctttgagtactattAATCATAGAAGGCTATATAATAATTGAGTATATGGAGATCTTACTTAGAATTTTTTGAAAATAATATGATTAGttattgtttggtgactaagaacataagTTGTTAAGTTTCAATGGAGTGCATTGTTtaaaccataacatgtgaattgattgctattTTATCATGATGAGATTTATAAGAAAGAGCCGTTATTTATGATGATAGAAAAAGTGAATacaattatcattgatcaaacttatgcactattcTAGCATCCGCACTTCATATTTTTTTACCATTTAcctgacacgtctccaacatatctataatttatgaagtattcgtgtcatgtttacaataattgtatatggttttggtgcacttttatatgattttaatggactaacctattaacatagtgccaagtttTTATTTTGTTGTCTATTTATTTGTTTCAAAAAAACCCATacaaaacgaagtccaaacgccataaaaatttacggtgattttttatggacaagaAGGTACCCAGGAAGCTTCGGGGAAGGACCAGAAGGTGCACGGGGGGCCAGAAGCTCAAGGCCCCCCTTGACGCGCCACCTAAGCTTGTGGGACCCTCGGGAACTCCCCTGGTGTGATTCGAACGCTGAAAAGTCCTataattttgaaggaaatatgccctagaggcaataataaagttattatttatttccttatatcatgataaatgtttattattcatgctagaaatttgtattaaccggaaacataatacttgtgtgaatacataaacaaacaaagtgtcactagtatgcctctacttgactagctcgttaatcaaagatggttatgttttctaaccatagatatgagttgtcatttgattaacgagatcacatcattaggagaatgatgtgattgacatgacccattccattagcttagcatccgatcgtttagtatgttgctattgctttcttcatggcttgtacatgttcctatgactatgagattatgcaactcccgtttatcggaggaacactttgtgtgctacc from Triticum aestivum cultivar Chinese Spring chromosome 4A, IWGSC CS RefSeq v2.1, whole genome shotgun sequence harbors:
- the LOC123087123 gene encoding microsomal glutathione S-transferase 3, whose protein sequence is MAVLVELTKEYGYVVLTVVAYAFLNFWMSFQVGAARKKYKVFYPTLYAIESENKDAKRFNCVQRGHQNSLEMMPLFFVTVLLGGLQHPVVAAALGVLYTVARFFYFKGYATGVPDNRLKLGGLNFLAIIGLILCTASFGINLVIREAI